A single genomic interval of Cupriavidus necator harbors:
- a CDS encoding isochorismatase family cysteine hydrolase — translation MSPPVEIPAIVPAQTALVVMHYQTDILALFPSVAPTLLSNTRKLCDAARARGVSVYFAKIHFAPGYPEVSPLNRNGQGIKQLGLFVDDQISPELGQQATEPLIIAHRASVFFGTDLQVRLSAQGIDTLLMVGIASTGVVLSSVAYASDADFRLFTVKDCCYDPDQVVHDHLFSTAFDSRTTVLSLADALRLLA, via the coding sequence ATGTCGCCACCCGTTGAGATTCCGGCAATTGTTCCCGCGCAAACCGCGCTGGTGGTCATGCATTATCAGACCGACATCCTGGCGCTATTTCCCTCGGTCGCGCCCACTCTGCTCTCCAACACGCGCAAGCTGTGTGACGCCGCGCGGGCCAGGGGCGTCAGCGTTTATTTTGCCAAGATCCACTTTGCTCCAGGCTATCCGGAAGTCAGTCCGTTGAACCGGAACGGGCAGGGAATCAAGCAGCTTGGTCTTTTCGTCGACGACCAGATCTCGCCGGAACTCGGCCAGCAGGCCACCGAGCCGCTGATCATCGCGCATCGCGCCAGCGTGTTCTTTGGTACTGACCTGCAGGTACGGCTTTCCGCGCAGGGTATCGATACCCTGCTCATGGTGGGCATTGCTTCGACCGGTGTGGTGCTGTCGTCGGTCGCCTATGCGAGCGATGCGGACTTCCGGCTATTCACGGTCAAGGATTGCTGCTACGACCCGGATCAGGTCGTGCACGACCATCTCTTTTCAACGGCGTTCGATTCGCGCACAACGGTGCTTTCGCTCGCTGATGCCTTGCGCTTGCTTGCCTAG
- a CDS encoding nuclear transport factor 2 family protein — protein MTEDAVQLANLLYIYAERMDAGDLPGVAALFEHAEIDTGDAVLRGSEAMLKLWQAYVKLHADGTPRTRHVISNPIIEIASGKLTATVRSYYTVLQASDRIALQVIAAGRYHDAFEKVDGRWRFSRRNYSMLDLKGNLTDHLLFPSA, from the coding sequence ATGACCGAGGATGCCGTGCAGCTTGCCAATCTCCTCTACATCTATGCCGAGCGCATGGACGCCGGCGATCTGCCTGGGGTCGCCGCACTGTTCGAGCATGCAGAGATCGACACCGGAGATGCAGTGCTGCGAGGTTCCGAGGCCATGCTCAAGCTCTGGCAAGCCTATGTGAAATTGCATGCGGATGGAACGCCCAGAACCCGGCATGTCATCAGCAATCCGATCATTGAGATTGCTTCGGGCAAGCTGACAGCTACCGTCAGATCGTACTACACGGTCCTTCAGGCATCCGACCGAATCGCGCTGCAGGTGATCGCGGCCGGTCGCTATCATGACGCCTTCGAAAAGGTCGACGGACGCTGGCGCTTCAGCCGCCGGAATTATTCGATGCTCGATCTGAAGGGCAACCTGACCGATCATCTGCTCTTCCCGTCTGCCTGA
- a CDS encoding helix-turn-helix transcriptional regulator gives MLPAPLPAAELSALLAQLYQGPTEAMPWAGFLESVRQRLGAAFVTLVLRHPATDRPGLIVNASDYGPHLPGEPSYSEQYYALCPFLDLHPDRLFSADELFGEAGWLAHPFYTQYLQPLGLRYILAANLVTPDGVECALFISRVHAGQDFGEADKALLHGLLPHLKRAVDLHAALDVLASERSLYADAVDRLQVGTVILDEHGRTIRTNDVAGRLLQARDGLYLSDGALHAHCPVENRRFRKILEGAAQAHALAAPRSEVTTLSRPAAPTPLSVLVRPIPLSYRSEDKSRRPAVAVFIRDPAGSPRNTHANLRKLFHLTPTEIELALLMVDGLTLDEAAMRLGIKKNTARAHLRGIFAKTGATRQALLVKMLLSSVVGMG, from the coding sequence ATGCTGCCAGCCCCCCTGCCCGCCGCCGAGCTGAGCGCCCTGCTCGCCCAGCTCTACCAGGGCCCGACCGAAGCCATGCCCTGGGCCGGCTTCCTGGAAAGCGTGCGCCAGCGCCTGGGCGCCGCCTTCGTCACGCTGGTGCTGCGCCACCCTGCCACCGACCGGCCGGGCCTGATCGTCAATGCCTCCGACTACGGCCCGCACCTGCCGGGCGAGCCCTCGTACAGCGAGCAGTACTACGCGCTGTGCCCCTTCCTGGACCTGCACCCGGACCGGCTCTTCAGCGCCGACGAACTGTTTGGCGAAGCCGGCTGGCTGGCACACCCCTTCTACACGCAATACCTTCAACCGCTGGGCCTGCGCTATATCCTGGCGGCCAACCTGGTCACGCCCGACGGCGTGGAATGCGCGCTGTTCATCAGCCGCGTCCACGCGGGACAGGACTTCGGCGAGGCCGACAAGGCACTGCTGCACGGCCTGCTGCCGCACCTGAAGCGCGCAGTGGACCTGCATGCCGCGCTCGACGTGCTTGCATCCGAACGGTCCCTGTACGCGGATGCCGTCGACCGGCTGCAGGTCGGCACGGTGATCCTGGACGAACACGGCAGGACCATCCGGACCAACGACGTCGCCGGCCGCCTGCTGCAGGCGCGCGACGGCCTCTACCTGTCAGACGGCGCGCTGCACGCGCACTGCCCGGTGGAAAACCGCAGGTTCCGCAAGATCCTGGAAGGCGCGGCCCAGGCCCACGCGCTGGCCGCACCGCGCAGCGAAGTCACCACGCTGAGCCGGCCCGCCGCGCCCACGCCCCTGAGCGTGCTGGTGCGGCCGATCCCGCTCAGCTATCGCAGCGAAGACAAGTCGCGCCGACCCGCGGTGGCGGTGTTCATCCGCGACCCGGCGGGATCGCCGCGCAACACCCACGCCAACCTGCGCAAGCTGTTCCACCTGACCCCGACCGAGATCGAACTGGCTTTGCTGATGGTCGACGGGCTGACGCTGGACGAAGCCGCGATGCGGCTCGGCATCAAGAAGAACACGGCACGGGCGCACCTGCGGGGCATCTTTGCCAAGACCGGGGCGACGCGGCAGGCGCTGCTGGTGAAGATGTTGCTGTCCAGTGTGGTGGGGATGGGGTAA